DNA from Kitasatospora acidiphila:
GGTCGGCGCGCCCCGCCACCTCGTCGAGGAACTCCCGCACCGCGCGCCCCACCTGCACCGGGTGCTCCATCATCGCCACGTGCCCGGAGGTCGGCAGCACCAGCAGCCGGGCGTCCCGGAACACCGCGCAGGCCCGGGCCGCCGAACGGTACGAGACCAGCTTGTCGCGCAGCCCGTAGACCAGCAGCACCGGCACCGCGACGCGCTCGGCCTGCCGCCACAGCGCCTGCTCGCCGCGCTCGGTGTAGGCCGAGACGATGCCGCGCGCCGAGTCGACCAGCACCTGCATCGCGTAGGGCAGCCCCAGCCGGCGGCGGTACTCGGCCATCGCCGAGGCGCGCTTCTCCGGCGGGATCGCCCTGGCGTTGCCGTAGACCAGGTCGAGCAACCCGTCGGTGGCCTGCTCCACGCCGCGGCTGTCACCCGGCAGGCGCCGCAGCAGCCGCAGCATCCCGGGCAGCGCGAGCATCCCGGTGGGCAGCGCGGTGCGCTGCGGCGGCAGCTCGGGCAGCGCCGGCGAGATCAGCACCAGGCTGCGCACCAGGTCGGGCCGCAGCGCCGCGAGCCGGACCGCCACCGAGCCGCCCAGCGAGTTGCCGACCAGGTGGACCGGACCCCGCCCGGTCTCCTCCAGGTAGCCGATCACCGCCCGGACATGGCCGTTCACCGACAGGTCGCCGTCCGCCGGCGGGGCCGACCAGCCGAAGCCGGGCAGATCCAGTGCCTCGCCCCGGACCGTCCCGTCGAGCTCCGCCATCAGCTCGGTCCAGTTGTCCGCGCAACCGCCCAGGCCGTGCACGAAGAGCACCTCCGGCAGGCTCGCCGAGGCCTCGGCCGTCGGTCCGATCACCGAGAGCGCCGCACCGGGCACCCGGACCTCCCGGGTGCCCCAGAGCCCGGGCGGCCTCAGGCCGGCCCCCTGGTCAGGCCCGTCCTGGGCCCGATCCCACGGCTCGGTGCTCATCGGAGAAGCTGCTGGGTGTTCATGGGAGAAGATGGTAGTGAGACTCTGGCGCCCCAGGGGGGCCCGCGCCGTATTGTGGGCACCCGACAACCTCAGAGCTGCGCTTTTCCAGGTTCGCCGAAGCGCGTGAGGGGTTACCGAAAAGTAGAATTCAGCCGCCCAGCAAACGAACGACCGTGAAGTGAGGAGCGCCGTGACGGCCATCCAGGAGGCTCAGGACCGCCCGCGCGGCGCCCGGCTGCCGCGTAGCGCCCGACGGGAGCAGTTGCTCGGAGCCGCGCAGGAGGTGTTCGTCGCCCAGGGCTACCACGCCGCGGCGATGGACGACATCGCCGAGCGCGCCGGCGTCAGCAAGCCCGTGCTGTACCAGCACTTCCCCGGCAAGTTGGAGCTCTACCTCGCGTTGCTGGACAAGCACTGCGACGCCCTGGTCGAGGCCACCCGGCAGGCGCTGGACGCCACCACGGACAACAAGCAGCGAGTGGCCGCGACCATGCAGGCCTACTTCGACTACGTGGCCTCCGAGTCCGGCTCGTTCCGGCTGGTCTTCGAGTCCGACCTGACCAACGAGCCCGCGGTCCGCGAGCGGGTGGAACGGGTCGCCGACCTGAGCGCCACCCTGGTCAGCAAGGTGATCGCGGAGGACACCGACCTGCCCGAGGCGGAGGCCAAGCTGCTGGCCGCCGGGGTCTGCGGACTTGCCCAGATCACCGCGCGCTACTGGCTCTCCCAGGGCGCCGAGATCCCGCGCGAGGAGGCCGTTCGACTGGTCGCCTCGCTGGCCTGGCGCGGCCTCAAGGGCTTCCCGATGCACCCCGGCGAGTTGCAGCAGGCGGCCCCCGGCTCGGAGTGATCCACCCCGTCGCCACCCGGTTGCTCTAAGGTGAAGCCGTACGGCACGGCCGACCGCCACCCCGATCGGGTGCGGACGGCCGCGCATAGTGGCTGTAACCCCGGAGGGACGAAAGCCGTGGAGGTCAAGATCGGCGTGCAGAACGCGCCCCGAGAGATCGTCATCGAGAGCACGCAGACCGCTGACGAGGTCGAGAACGCCGTGGCCAAGGCACTGGACGGCACCTCGAAGCTCTTCTCGCTGACCGACGAGCACGGCCGCCGCATTCTGGTTCCGGCCGACCGCCTGGCCTATGTCGAGATCGGCGAGCAGGCCATCCGCAAGGTCGGCTTCGGCACCATCTGAGACGCTCGCACAGTGCGGCCCGCCACCTCACCAGGTGGCGGGCCGCACTGTGTTCGGCAGGCGTAGAACCCGGGTGGGCCGGGTAGGGGTCGCGCACCGCGTCCCCCCGCCGCGGTCGACCCTCCCCCGGCCCCGGCCGGGGTACCCCAGCACCCGGGAGGCCGCCGTGCCGCTGCCGCTCGAAGCCGTACTGTTCGCCGTGATCGGCCTGCTGGCCGGGATCGCCGCGCTGCTGCTGCGGCCGGAGTACTTCCCCCGGACCCGCGGCCTGGTGCTCGTCACCGGACTGGTCTCGGCGCTGCTCAGCGGCCTGGTGATCCGCTACGCGCTGGCCGGCGGCAACCCGCCCGTGACGCTGCTGCTGACCGTCATCGCCACCGGGCTGCTCACCTCGGTGCCGGCCCGTCCCGACCTGGCCGCCCGGCGCGGCAGCCACCGCCACCGCCGCCGGCGGCACGCGGCCTGACGGCGGCTCATCCCAGGCCGGTCGGGTCGGATCAGGTCAGGAGGATAGCCCCAGCGCGCTCATCCGCTTGGTGTGCGCCTCGGTGATGCGGTTGAACATCTTGCCGACCTCGACCAGGTCGAAGCCGCGCACCTCGGCACCGCCGACCAGCAGGTTGGAGAGCGCGTCCCGCTCCGCCACCACGTGCTGGGCCTGGCTGAGCGCCTCGCCCATCAGCCGCCGGCCCCAGAGCGCCAGCCGGCCGCCGACCCGAGGATCCTGCTCGATCGCCTGGCGCACCTTGTCGACGGCGAACTGGGCGTGCCCGGTGTCGTCCATCACCCGCAGCACCAGCTCCCGGGTGTCGTCGTCCAGCCGGACCGCCACCTCGCGGTAGAAGTCGGTCGCGATGGAGTCACCCACATAGGCCTTGACCAGGCCCTCCAGCCAGTCCGACGGACGGGTCACCCGATGGAAGGACTCCAGCGGCTCGACGAACGGGGTCATCGCCTCGGTCGGGTCGGCGCCGATCTCGGCCAGCCGGTCGTGCAGCAGCTGGTAGTGCTGGAACTCGGCGGACGCCATCCGGGCCAGCGCCGCCTTGTCGGCCAGGCCCGGGGCCAGCTTGGCGTCGTCGGCCAGCCGCTCGAATGCGCTCAGTTCGCCGTAGGCCAGCGCGCCCAACAGGTCGAGCACCGCCGCCCGGTAGCCGGGGTCGGCCGCGCAGGTGGCCCAGTCTCCGATCGAGCCGTCCTGGCCGGCCCCGCCTTGAGTCTCCATGGACCGTCACTCTAGACCGCCCGGCACGGGGTTCCGGGCGTGCTCAGCAGGCATGTCAGGGACATCACGTGTTCGAGTCGGCCACGTTCGGTACAGTGGTACAGGGACTCGCATACCCGCACGGTCAAGGATCGCGCGGGTTCGCTGCATCCGGACCCCTTCCGGCGCGGCGCCCTGTCCCCACACGTACGCGGATGCCCGGTCGGAGACCCGATCGGCTCCGACCTTGGCTTGGACCTCAAGCCAGGCACCGCATCAGTGGCCGAGCGAGGGCCGCCGCGGACCGCGCTGCAGAGCGCCGATCCCGCGCCGGATTCCTCAAGGGACATCTCCCCCATGCCACGGGACGCCGCGGCCCAGCCAGGGCCGGCGCCCGCGCGCAGCAGGGACCGGCGCGGTTGTGCACGATCTCGCGGCTTGCGAGCGGGGCCCTGACCGGGCCCTGACAGCAGCGGCGTGACTGCACCGCCCCCACTCGCTCTCGGCCCGCCACACGGAAGAGGCAGCACCCTGTCCACCACGACTGAACCGACGAAGACCACTTTCCGCGACCTCGGCATCCTCCCGGAGACCGCCGAGGCCCTGGAAGCGGTCGGCATCATCCACCCGTTCCCGATCCAGGAGATGACCCTGCCGGTCGCACTGACCGGCCACGACGTCATCGGCCAGGCCAAGACCGGCACCGGCAAGACCCTCGGCTTCGGCCTGCCGCTGATCGAGCGGGTGGTGGTCCGCGCCGACGTGGACGCCGGCCGAGCCACCGAGGAGCAGCTCTCCGACAGCCCGCAGGCGCTGATCGTGGTCCCCACCCGCGAGCTCTGCACCCAGGTCACCAACGACCTGCAGACCGCCGGCAAGGTCCGCAATGTGCGGGTCCTCGCGGTCTACGGCGGCCGGGCCTACGAGCCGCAGGTGGAGGCGCTGCAGAAGGGCGTCGACATCGTGGTCGGCACCCCGGGCCGCCTGCTCGACCTGGCCGGTCAGCGCAAGCTCAACCTCTCCCAGGTCCGCGCGCTGGTCCTGGACGAGGCCGACGAGATGCTCGACCTGGGCTTCCTGCCCGACGTCGAGAAGATCCTCACCATGCTGCCGGCGAAGCGGCAGACCCTGCTCTTCTCGGCCACCATGCCGGGACAGGTGATCAGCCTGGCCCGTCGCTACATGAGCCAGCCGACCCACATCCGGGCCGCCGCGCCCGACGACAGCGGCCACACCGTCGCCAACATCGACCAGCACATCTTCCGGGCGCACTCGCTGGACAAGGTCGAGATGGTGGCGCGGATCCTGCAGGCCGAAGGCCGCGGGCTGGCGATGATCTTCTGCCGCACCAAGCGGACCGCCGCCGACGTGGCCGACCAGCTGACCCAGCGCGGCTTCGCGGCCGGCGCGGTCCACGGCGACCTCGGCCAGGGCGCCCGCGAGCAGGCGCTGCGCGCGTTCCGCAACGGCAAGGTCGACGTGCTGGTCTGCACCGACGTCGCGGCCCGCGGTATCGACGTCGAGGGCGTCACCCACGTCATCAACTACCAGTGCACCGACGACGAGAAGACCTACCTGCACCGGATCGGCCGCACCGGCCGGGCCGGCGCCTCCGGCACCGCGGTCACGCTGGTCGACTGGGACGACATCCCGCGCTGGCAGCTGATCAACAAGGCGCTCGAGCTGCCGTTCAACGACCCGGAGGAGACCTACTCCACCTCCCCGCACCTGTACGAGCTGCTGAAGATCGCGCCGGGCACCAAGGGCGTGCTGCCGCGCTCCGAGCGCACCCGTGCCGGGCTGGCCGCCGAGGAGATCGAGGATCTCGGCGAGACCGGCGGCCGCGGCAGCCGCCCGGGTCGCGGCGAGCGCGGCGAGCGCGGTCGCGGCCGTGGCGAGCGCGGCGACCGGCCGGCGACCGGCACCGAGCAGGCCACCGAGGAGCGGGCGCCCCGCGCCCCGCGCAAGCGGCGGCGCACCCGTCGCGGCTCCGAGGTCGCGGAGGGCGTGGTGGCTGCGCCGCAGGGCGAGGCCCAGGCTCCGGCGGCCGCAGTGCCCGCGCCGGCGAACCGGGACGGCGAGAGCGGCGGTGCGTCGCGCCGCCGGCGTCGCCGCTCGCGCGGCGGCGCGGCGGCGGAGGCCGCCGGTGCCGTGCGCACCGCGCAGGTGGCCGCGACGGAGCCGGTGGCGGCTGCGGCCGAGCCGGTGGCCGCGAAGGCCGAGCCGGTGGCCGTGAAGGCCGAGCCGGTGGCCGTGGTCGAGCCCGCGCCGGTGGTGACGCTGCCCGAGCAGGCGAGCGCGCCGGCTCAGGAGAGCACCGCGCCGAAGAGGGCCACCCGGACGCGCAAGGCCGCGGCGGTGGAGCCGGCCGCCGAGGAGGCGCCCGCCAAGAAGACCGCTGCCAAGCGCACCGTCAAGAAGGCGGTTGCCGCCGAGGCACCCGTCATCGAGGAGGCGCCGGTCAAGAAGACCGCTGCCAAGCGCACCACCAAGAAGGCCGTCGCCGCCGAGGCACCGACCGTCGAGGAGGCCCCGGTCAAGAAGACCGCTGCCAAGCGCACCGTCAAGAAGGCGGTTGCCGCCGAGGCACCCGTCATCGAGGAGGCGCCGGTCAAGAAGACCGCCGCCAAACGCACCACCAAGAAGGCCGTCGCCGCCGAGGCACCGGTCACCGAGGAGGCGCCGGTCAAGAAGACGGCCACCCGGACGCGCAAGACCGCAGCGGTGGAGCCGGCCGCCGAGGAGGCGCCCGCCAAGAAGACCGCCGCCAAGCGCACCGTCAAGAAGGCGGTTGCCGCCGAGGCACCGGTCACCGAGGAGGCGCCGGTCAAGAAGACCGCCGCCAAGCGCACCACCAAGAAGGCCGTCGCCGCCGAGGCACCGGCCGCCGAGGAAGCCCCGGCCAAGAAGACCGCCGCCAAGCGCACCGTCAAGAAGGCGGTTGCCGCCGAGGAGGCTCCCACCAAGAAGGCGGCCGCCAAGCGCACTACCAAGAAGGCCGTCGCCGCCGAGGAGGCTCCCACCAAGAAGGCGGCCACCCGGACGCGCAAGACCGCTGCCAAGAAGGCGGCGGAGGCCGAGACGACCGCCTGACACGGCGTCGGCTGAGTTGTTGCGGGGCGGGCGGACCAACCGGTCCACCCGCCCCGCGGCGTTGCCGCCCACCTGCCTGGCAGCCGTGGGACCGCACCGCCTAGGCTCAGCACCGAGTCGACCCGCGCACGTGAGTAGGAGCCGTACCGATGAGCACCCCGCCCTTCCTCACCCTGCCGGCCTGCGCGAGTGCCGGTCGGCTGGCGACGGCGCGCGGGGAGTTCGCGGTGCTGCGCGGTGAGCCGAGCGGGGCGGTG
Protein-coding regions in this window:
- a CDS encoding alpha/beta fold hydrolase, whose product is MSTEPWDRAQDGPDQGAGLRPPGLWGTREVRVPGAALSVIGPTAEASASLPEVLFVHGLGGCADNWTELMAELDGTVRGEALDLPGFGWSAPPADGDLSVNGHVRAVIGYLEETGRGPVHLVGNSLGGSVAVRLAALRPDLVRSLVLISPALPELPPQRTALPTGMLALPGMLRLLRRLPGDSRGVEQATDGLLDLVYGNARAIPPEKRASAMAEYRRRLGLPYAMQVLVDSARGIVSAYTERGEQALWRQAERVAVPVLLVYGLRDKLVSYRSAARACAVFRDARLLVLPTSGHVAMMEHPVQVGRAVREFLDEVAGRADRN
- a CDS encoding TetR/AcrR family transcriptional regulator, yielding MTAIQEAQDRPRGARLPRSARREQLLGAAQEVFVAQGYHAAAMDDIAERAGVSKPVLYQHFPGKLELYLALLDKHCDALVEATRQALDATTDNKQRVAATMQAYFDYVASESGSFRLVFESDLTNEPAVRERVERVADLSATLVSKVIAEDTDLPEAEAKLLAAGVCGLAQITARYWLSQGAEIPREEAVRLVASLAWRGLKGFPMHPGELQQAAPGSE
- a CDS encoding DUF3107 domain-containing protein gives rise to the protein MEVKIGVQNAPREIVIESTQTADEVENAVAKALDGTSKLFSLTDEHGRRILVPADRLAYVEIGEQAIRKVGFGTI
- a CDS encoding ferritin-like fold-containing protein; translation: METQGGAGQDGSIGDWATCAADPGYRAAVLDLLGALAYGELSAFERLADDAKLAPGLADKAALARMASAEFQHYQLLHDRLAEIGADPTEAMTPFVEPLESFHRVTRPSDWLEGLVKAYVGDSIATDFYREVAVRLDDDTRELVLRVMDDTGHAQFAVDKVRQAIEQDPRVGGRLALWGRRLMGEALSQAQHVVAERDALSNLLVGGAEVRGFDLVEVGKMFNRITEAHTKRMSALGLSS
- a CDS encoding DEAD/DEAH box helicase, which gives rise to MTLPVALTGHDVIGQAKTGTGKTLGFGLPLIERVVVRADVDAGRATEEQLSDSPQALIVVPTRELCTQVTNDLQTAGKVRNVRVLAVYGGRAYEPQVEALQKGVDIVVGTPGRLLDLAGQRKLNLSQVRALVLDEADEMLDLGFLPDVEKILTMLPAKRQTLLFSATMPGQVISLARRYMSQPTHIRAAAPDDSGHTVANIDQHIFRAHSLDKVEMVARILQAEGRGLAMIFCRTKRTAADVADQLTQRGFAAGAVHGDLGQGAREQALRAFRNGKVDVLVCTDVAARGIDVEGVTHVINYQCTDDEKTYLHRIGRTGRAGASGTAVTLVDWDDIPRWQLINKALELPFNDPEETYSTSPHLYELLKIAPGTKGVLPRSERTRAGLAAEEIEDLGETGGRGSRPGRGERGERGRGRGERGDRPATGTEQATEERAPRAPRKRRRTRRGSEVAEGVVAAPQGEAQAPAAAVPAPANRDGESGGASRRRRRRSRGGAAAEAAGAVRTAQVAATEPVAAAAEPVAAKAEPVAVKAEPVAVVEPAPVVTLPEQASAPAQESTAPKRATRTRKAAAVEPAAEEAPAKKTAAKRTVKKAVAAEAPVIEEAPVKKTAAKRTTKKAVAAEAPTVEEAPVKKTAAKRTVKKAVAAEAPVIEEAPVKKTAAKRTTKKAVAAEAPVTEEAPVKKTATRTRKTAAVEPAAEEAPAKKTAAKRTVKKAVAAEAPVTEEAPVKKTAAKRTTKKAVAAEAPAAEEAPAKKTAAKRTVKKAVAAEEAPTKKAAAKRTTKKAVAAEEAPTKKAATRTRKTAAKKAAEAETTA